A stretch of the Lactuca sativa cultivar Salinas chromosome 9, Lsat_Salinas_v11, whole genome shotgun sequence genome encodes the following:
- the LOC111904780 gene encoding uncharacterized protein LOC111904780 translates to MANHSVTYPRGIVEDILVKIGKFVFPVDFVIMDMKEDITVPIILGFPLLNTVRALVDVCESKLTLRVGDDEETFGIQDGFQGKDVKGEVFKMDEYNDLEELENLTEEEFKTIHQLKRTKPRASVPFFVEVITYTKPTTFMSEESDDLSSDEDEATSKETSPVVKEEKDTRELKKSEEKLETKGIKRKIDGDETKAKKEHSKKAYIRRVQAYKRRWKEQKIQVVMDSSDSST, encoded by the coding sequence ATGGCTAATCATTCGGTGACTTACCCGAGGGGAATTGTAGAAGACATCCTTGTTAAAATTGGGAAATTTGTTTTCCCAGTTGACTTTGTGATTATGGATATGAAGGAGGATATTACTGTCCCAATAATACTTGGTTTCCCTCTACTTAATACTGTTAGAGCTTTAGTTGATGTTTGTGAATCCAAGCTTACATTGAGGGTTGGTGATGATGAGGAGACTTTTGGAATACAAGATGGTTTTCAAGGAAAAGATGTAAAAGGTGAGGTGTTCAAAATGGATGAATATAATGATCTTGAAGAATTAGAAAATCTCACGGAGGAAGAATTCAAGACAATTCATCAACTCAAACGCACCAAACCGAGAGCATCTGTCCCGTTTTTTGTTGAAGTCATTACTTACACAAAACCAACAACTTTTATGAGTGAGGAAAGCGATGATTTGTCGAGTGATGAAGACGAGGCTACTTCCAAGGAGACGAGTCCAGTGGTAAAGGAAGAAAAGGATACTAGGGAGCTTaaaaaaagtgaagaaaaatTGGAGACTAAAGGGATCAAACGCAAGATCGATGGAGACGAGACCAAAGCTAAAAAGGAGCATTCAAAGAAGGCGTACATTCGACGTGTccaagcttacaagaggcgatGGAAAGAACAGAAAATTCAGGTGGTGATGGACTCCTCTGATAGCTCAACGTAG
- the LOC111904784 gene encoding leucine-rich repeat receptor protein kinase HPCA1 — MGASIVQLLLIIFIKFSFVAAQKNDYAYLQALTNGWKNTPPNWDDKPDPCSGWDGITCTNGRVTSIILLSMSLIGTLTGDIVQFSELQILNLSYNKRLTGRLPTAIGKLKKLTNLILIDCGFSGRLPDTLGSLENLISMSLNSNNFTGAIPPSIGNIKNLYWLDLSDNRLSGSIPVSSDTTPGLDMLIHAGHFHLGGNMLTGNLPAQLFSSNMNLIHLLFENNTLDGSIPSTLGLVQTLEVVRLDRNRFTGHVPSNINNLAGVNLMYLSNNQLTGPMPDLTGLKRLNYLDLSNNSFDKWSIPSWFSDINSLTKLKMSNTNLEGVLPAALFSLPELQIVDLSDNTLNGTLDILSTHSKQLQQVDLQNNQIVEFTQRSQSTIELILVGNPVCMESGVTEKFCSLPENTTPSDSRQSNKCVPMKCSHSLQIMSPNCRCAFPYTGNLFFRASRLSEHGISTDYDSLRDSMISSFQMSQLPVDSVAFANPSKTLDDYLVINLHVFPSNGDETFDRNGINGIGWSLSNQTFKPPPDFGTYVFKGDDYEYFLVSGKKSSHTGLVVGAAVGGCVLVALLIFAGMYALRQKGRAERATHESSPFALWDPTTSGGVPQVKGAKAFSFEALVKCTNNFSETNTIGTGGYGMVYRGSLPNGQLIAIKRAKQDSTQGALEFKTEIELLSRVHHKNLVSLVGFCFDQGEQMLVYEYIVNGTVKDSLSGRSGMRLDWTRRLRIALGAAKGLQYMHDLADPPIIHRDVKTNNILLDERLVAKVADFGLSKSLGDANRTHVTTQVKGTMGYMDPEYYMTQQLTEKSDVYSFGVVLLELITARNPIERGKHIVREVRQAMDKSKELYNLHEVLDPTIGLSSQLKGLERFVDLALSCVEETGSERPTMSDIVKEIEAIMELMGLNPHAESAANSSGYDDRGRGSEHLYTNDNLFAYSGHHFSMKFDPK, encoded by the exons ATGGGTGCATCAATAGTTCAACTACTTCTAATCATTTTCATCAAATTTTCGTTTGTAGCAGCCCAAAAAAATGATT ATGCATATCTTCAAGCTCTCACAAATGGATGGAAGAACACACCACCGAACTGGGATGATAAACCCGATCCGTGTAGTGGTTGGGATGGAATCACATGCACAAACGGTCGTGTCACCTCCAT AATTTTGTTAAGCATGAGTTTGATTGGCACCCTTACCGGAGATATAGTGCAGTTCTCTGAATTGCAGATTCT AAATCTATCTTACAATAAGCGTTTGACCGGGCGTCTACCTACAGCAATTGGGAAATTGAAGAAATTAAcaaactt AATCCTGATAGACTGCGGATTCAGCGGTAGACTTCCAGATACCCTCGGGAGTCTAGAAAATCTTATCTCTAT GTCGCTCAATTCAAATAATTTTACTGGAGCGATTCCACCTTCCATTGGTAATATCAAAAATCTTTACTGGTTGGATTTGAGCGATAATAGGCTATCTGGAAGTATACCGGTTTCTAGTGACACAACCCCTGGTCTTGACATGCTGATTCATGCAGGACACTT CCATCTTGGAGGGAACATGCTCACTGGCAATCTTCCAGCCCAGCTCTTTAGCTCAAATATGAATCTAATTCATCT TCTATTTGAAAATAACACGCTTGATGGCTCCATTCCTTCTACACTAGGGCTTGTTCAAACATTAGAAGTCGT ACGTCTTGATAGGAATCGATTTACTGGCCATGTTCCATCAAACATCAACAATCTTGCTGGTGTAAATCTGAT GTACTTGTCAAACAATCAATTGACTGGCCCTATGCCCGATTTAACCGGATTGAAACGCCTGAATTATTT GGATTTGAGCAACAACAGTTTTGACAAATGGAGCATTCCTTCTTGGTTTTCAGATATAAACTCCCTTACAAAACT TAAGATGTCCAATACAAATCTTGAAGGAGTGCTGCCTGCTGCCCTTTTCAGCCTCCCTGAGTTACAGATTGT TGATTTAAGTGACAACACACTAAATGGCACCTTGGATATCTTGTCTACCCATAGCAAACAACTACAACAAGTTGATTTGCAGAATAATCAAATCGTTGAATTCACTCAAAGAAGCCAATCTACTATCGAATTAAT ACTTGTGGGTAATCCAGTTTGTATGGAATCAGGCGTGACCGAAAAATTTTGCTCTCTTCCCGAAAATACTACTCCTTCAGACTCTAGACAATCAAATAAGTGTGTGCCTATGAAGTGTAGTCATTCGCTTCAAATTATGAGTCCAAACTGCCGGTGTGCATTTCCATACACAGGCAACCTTTTCTTCCGGGCTTCTCGCTTGTCTGAGCATGGAATTTCAACTGACTACGACTCTTTACGAGATTCGATGATTAGTTCTTTTCAGATGTCTCAACTCCCCGTAGACTCAGTTGCATTCGCGAATCCTAGCAAAACGTTAGACGATTACCTTGTGATCAATCTTCATGTTTTCCCATCTAATGGAGATGAAACGTTCGATAGGAATGGGATAAATGGAATCGGGTGGTCACTTAGTAACCAAACTTTCAAGCCTCCCCCAGACTTCGGTACCTACGTCTTCAAAGGTGACGACTATGAATATTTCCTAG TATCCGGAAAGAAGTCATCACACACTGGACTTGTCGTGGGAGCGGCAGTTGGTGGTTGCGTGCTTGTGGCACTATTGATATTTGCAGGAATGTATGCTTTACGACAAAAAGGCCGAGCTGAAAGAGCAACACATGAGAGCAGCCCTTTTG CATTATGGGATCCAACCACTAGTGGTGGTGTCCCTCAAGTGAAAGGAGCAAAAGCTTTCTCTTTCGAGGCACTTGTCAAATGCACAAACAACTTCTCAGAAACGAACACCATAGGAACCGGTGGATATGGGATG GTATATAGAGGAAGTCTACCAAATGGGCAGTTGATTGCCATTAAACGAGCTAAACAGGATTCAACACAAGGGGCACTAGAGTTCAAAACTGAGATTGAGCTTCTTTCGAGAGTTCATCACAAGAATCTTGTGAGTTTGGTAGGTTTTTGTTTTGATCAAGGTGAACAGATGTTGGTCTATGAGTATATCGTCAATGGCACAGTCAAGGATAGTCTTTCAG GAAGATCTGGAATGAGGTTAGATTGGACGAGAAGACTTCGAATAGCACTAGGAGCAGCAAAAGGGTTACAATACATGCATGATCTTGCCGATCCTCCAATTATACATAGAGATGTTaaaacaaataatattttattagatgAACGCCTTGTCGCAAAAGTTGCTGATTTTGGCCTTTCCAAATCACTGGGCGATGCTAATAGAACTCATGTTACGACTCAAGTCAAAGGCACAATG GGTTACATGGATCCTGAGTATTACATGACACAACAGTTGACAGAAAAAAGTGATGTTTATAGCTTTGGAGTCGTGTTGTTGGAACTGATAACTGCAAGGAATCCAATCGAGAGAGGGAAGCACATCGTGAGAGAAGTGAGACAAGCCATGGACAAAAGCAAAGAGTTATACAATCTTCACGAGGTCCTTGACCCGACCATTGGTTTGAGTAGTCAACTCAAAGGTTTGGAAAGATTTGTTGATTTGGCATTGAGTTGTGTGGAAGAAACAGGAAGTGAAAGACCAACAATGAGTGATATTGTGAAAGAAATCGAGGCCATTATGGAACTCATGGGTCTTAACCCGCATGCTGAGTCAGCAGCAAATTCATCAGGCTATGATGATAGGGGTCGAGGGAGTGAGCATCTATATACTAATGATAATCTTTTTGCTTATAGTGGTCACCATTTTTCAATGAAGTTTGACCCCAAGTAG